The following proteins are encoded in a genomic region of Paracoccus sp. MBLB3053:
- a CDS encoding ABC transporter permease, translated as MLRYLLGRVLVMIPTLIVISILIFIIIELPPGDYFESYVQELKMLGEPANLQEIEELKARYRFDAPAPVRYLHWVGGMLHGDFGYSFEYRMPVNEVVGDRLWLTVLISVVTIVFTWILAFPIGLYSATRQYSWGDYGLTLLGLLGIAVPHFMLAIILMYFANVWFGTSIGHMMDLKYLDQPMSWQKFQSILEHIWIPVLIIGTAGTAGMARRLRANLLDELGKQYVVTARAKGLSPRRVVLKYPLRMALNFFIADIGSILPQIISGAEVTAIILSLETTGPMLIHALQSQDMYLAGSFLMFLAALTVVGVLVSDIALSLLDPRIRLQGRRG; from the coding sequence ATGCTGCGCTATCTTCTCGGGCGCGTGCTGGTGATGATCCCGACGCTGATCGTGATCTCCATCCTGATCTTCATCATCATCGAACTGCCGCCCGGCGATTATTTCGAAAGCTATGTGCAGGAACTCAAGATGCTGGGCGAGCCGGCAAACCTGCAGGAGATCGAGGAGCTGAAGGCGCGTTATCGCTTCGACGCGCCCGCCCCTGTGCGCTACCTGCATTGGGTCGGCGGCATGCTGCATGGCGATTTCGGCTACAGCTTCGAATACCGCATGCCGGTGAACGAGGTCGTGGGGGACCGGCTTTGGCTGACCGTGCTGATCAGCGTGGTCACGATCGTCTTCACCTGGATCCTGGCTTTCCCGATCGGGCTTTATTCGGCCACGCGGCAATATAGCTGGGGCGATTACGGCCTGACCCTGCTGGGTCTGCTGGGGATCGCCGTGCCGCATTTCATGCTGGCCATCATCCTGATGTATTTCGCCAATGTCTGGTTCGGCACCTCGATCGGACACATGATGGACCTGAAATACCTAGACCAACCAATGAGTTGGCAGAAGTTCCAATCCATTCTCGAGCATATCTGGATCCCGGTCCTGATCATCGGGACCGCCGGAACGGCCGGCATGGCCCGACGGCTCAGGGCAAACCTGCTGGACGAGTTGGGAAAACAATATGTCGTCACCGCGCGGGCCAAGGGCCTTTCTCCCCGTCGCGTCGTCCTGAAATACCCGCTGCGCATGGCGCTGAACTTCTTCATCGCGGATATCGGCTCGATCCTGCCGCAGATCATCTCGGGGGCAGAGGTGACCGCGATCATTCTCTCGCTGGAAACCACCGGGCCGATGCTGATCCACGCGCTGCAAAGCCAGGACATGTATCTGGCTGGATCTTTCCTCATGTTCCTCGCGGCGTTGACCGTGGTCGGGGTGCTGGTTTCGGACATCGCATTAAGCCTGCTCGATCCGCGGATCCGCCTGCAGGGGAGGCGCGGATGA